In one window of Hymenobacter nivis DNA:
- a CDS encoding SusD/RagB family nutrient-binding outer membrane lipoprotein yields MKIFSRALMAVALTAAVTGCKTFLDINTNPNQPTSVTPDAILATALATTAANYTGSNPSTGVSYNSYASFAADYWAKSGTVSGFSEERTYNYSSTYYQGLWSGTYGNLNNYNLIQQSGTANGYPNHAAIARIMKVYNFLLLVDEYGDIPYTNALQAAGNTAPSYDKASDIYKDFIVQLKGAVADINAAAAVTGARTVGSEDIVFQGNMTKWKQFANSLLLRILLRESQTTDATINASVATEMMALQSAADGFIKTDVVVQPGYAANSNQQNPFYDRYGFSVGLTAPTTEYSFVMPTGYVIRQDTLNADPRISQLYNTGKSPGYGATTYVGANAGEGTSPTFIPTNDIVGSRFLQGGTFLLGPNAPTVLMLLSEHLLSKAEAETRNLMAGGQAAAKTDYLNGIEASFLSTYRDAVTAPGTIAGATTATPGVVQYNTYIAANTTNPLVNYELAATNGSLGKQSVILYQKYLAENTVASTEAWNDYRRAAQPKIEISLQAGSNPFPKRLFYPQTEVNTNLSNIPTGTTQFTKIFWDVVD; encoded by the coding sequence ATGAAAATATTTTCTAGAGCTTTAATGGCCGTGGCGCTTACCGCCGCAGTGACCGGTTGTAAGACGTTTCTTGACATTAACACTAACCCCAACCAGCCAACCTCGGTAACCCCGGACGCAATCTTGGCTACCGCGCTGGCCACCACTGCCGCGAATTATACAGGCTCAAACCCTAGCACTGGTGTTAGCTACAACAGTTACGCAAGCTTTGCTGCTGATTACTGGGCTAAGTCGGGTACGGTTAGTGGTTTCTCTGAGGAGCGAACGTACAATTACTCTTCCACTTACTACCAAGGCTTGTGGAGTGGTACCTACGGTAACCTGAACAACTACAATCTTATTCAGCAAAGCGGCACTGCAAACGGTTACCCCAACCACGCAGCAATCGCCCGCATTATGAAAGTGTATAACTTTTTGCTACTAGTGGACGAGTACGGGGATATTCCTTACACGAATGCGTTGCAAGCAGCAGGAAATACAGCTCCTTCCTACGATAAAGCATCCGATATCTACAAGGATTTTATTGTGCAGCTGAAAGGTGCAGTTGCGGATATTAATGCGGCAGCTGCCGTTACCGGCGCTCGCACGGTGGGGTCTGAAGACATTGTATTTCAGGGGAATATGACGAAGTGGAAACAGTTTGCTAACAGTCTCCTGCTTCGCATCCTGCTTCGTGAGTCTCAGACCACTGACGCCACAATAAATGCATCTGTTGCAACGGAGATGATGGCTCTGCAAAGCGCAGCTGATGGCTTCATTAAGACAGATGTGGTGGTCCAACCCGGCTATGCGGCCAACTCGAATCAGCAGAACCCATTTTATGACCGCTATGGGTTCAGTGTAGGCCTCACTGCTCCCACCACGGAGTACAGCTTTGTAATGCCCACCGGCTATGTCATCCGGCAGGATACCCTAAACGCAGACCCACGCATCTCGCAGCTCTATAACACTGGCAAGAGTCCTGGCTACGGCGCCACTACTTACGTTGGAGCTAATGCAGGCGAAGGCACCTCTCCTACCTTTATTCCTACTAATGACATCGTTGGTTCGCGCTTTCTACAGGGCGGCACTTTCTTACTAGGCCCCAATGCTCCAACCGTGCTCATGCTCTTATCAGAGCACCTTCTTTCGAAGGCTGAAGCCGAAACGCGCAACCTAATGGCGGGCGGCCAAGCCGCTGCCAAAACGGATTACCTCAATGGTATTGAAGCGTCGTTTTTGTCTACTTATCGGGATGCTGTTACCGCTCCTGGTACGATAGCCGGCGCGACCACGGCAACCCCCGGCGTAGTACAATATAACACGTACATAGCAGCTAATACCACCAACCCGTTAGTGAACTACGAACTAGCTGCTACCAATGGTAGCTTGGGTAAACAGTCGGTTATTCTTTACCAAAAATATCTCGCTGAAAATACCGTCGCTAGTACTGAGGCGTGGAATGATTATCGCCGCGCTGCACAACCTAAAATTGAGATTTCGTTGCAAGCTGGCTCTAACCCATTCCCCAAACGCCTGTTCTATCCGCAAACTGAGGTGAACACTAACCTGTCAAACATTCCGACCGGCACTACTCAGTTCACGAAAATCTTCTGGGACGTAGTTGATTAA
- a CDS encoding proline dehydrogenase family protein, protein MTTPTLVSPVSFDNTEIAFAAKSDAQLRKMYGLFAAMNNNDLVKTGSGLMQAALKWGLPGTKFLIKHSIFEQFCGGETIAECRPVVAALGRYGIGTILDYSVEGEGNDASYDRTRDELLATLEEANRSAHIPFSVFKVTGVASAAILEKIQAGQALTVAEQTAHTRAVARVETLCDRAHQYGIRLFVDAEESWFQHTIDALADEMMAKYNREQAIVWNTYQFYRHDRLEALQTAHDAGAQAGFYVGAKLVRGAYMEKEARVARQRGYPTPINPSKQATDDLYNEALRYCVQHVARISFCAGTHNEASSLLLTQLMQEAGLAPGDVRVWFAQLYGMSDNLSYNLAYTGYHVAKYLPYGPIESVMPYLLRRANENTAIAGQSSREFLLVRRELRRRRGR, encoded by the coding sequence ATGACCACTCCCACCCTGGTTTCCCCCGTCTCGTTCGACAATACCGAGATTGCCTTCGCGGCTAAATCAGACGCCCAGCTGCGCAAAATGTACGGGTTGTTTGCGGCCATGAACAACAACGACCTCGTTAAGACCGGCAGCGGCCTGATGCAAGCCGCGCTGAAATGGGGCCTGCCGGGCACCAAGTTTCTCATCAAGCACTCCATTTTTGAACAGTTTTGCGGGGGCGAAACTATCGCCGAATGCCGCCCGGTAGTGGCCGCCCTGGGGCGTTACGGCATCGGCACCATCCTCGATTATTCGGTGGAAGGCGAGGGCAACGACGCCAGCTACGACCGCACCCGCGACGAGTTGCTGGCCACCCTTGAAGAGGCGAACCGCTCGGCGCACATCCCTTTTTCGGTGTTCAAAGTAACGGGCGTGGCCAGCGCAGCCATCCTGGAGAAGATTCAGGCGGGGCAGGCCCTGACCGTTGCCGAGCAAACGGCCCACACCCGCGCTGTGGCCCGCGTGGAAACCCTCTGCGACCGGGCCCATCAGTACGGCATCCGGCTGTTTGTTGACGCCGAAGAAAGTTGGTTCCAGCACACCATCGACGCGCTGGCCGATGAGATGATGGCCAAGTACAACCGCGAGCAAGCCATTGTGTGGAACACCTACCAGTTCTACCGGCACGACCGCCTGGAGGCGCTGCAAACCGCCCACGACGCGGGGGCCCAAGCGGGCTTTTACGTGGGCGCCAAGCTGGTGCGCGGGGCCTACATGGAAAAAGAGGCCCGCGTGGCTCGGCAGCGTGGCTACCCCACGCCCATCAACCCCAGCAAGCAGGCCACCGACGACCTCTACAACGAAGCCCTACGCTACTGCGTGCAGCACGTGGCCCGCATCAGCTTTTGCGCTGGTACCCACAACGAGGCTAGTTCGCTGCTGCTCACCCAACTGATGCAAGAGGCGGGCCTGGCCCCGGGCGACGTGCGCGTTTGGTTTGCCCAGCTCTACGGTATGAGCGACAACCTCAGCTATAACCTGGCCTATACTGGCTACCACGTAGCTAAGTACTTACCCTATGGCCCCATCGAATCGGTAATGCCGTACTTGCTGCGCCGCGCCAACGAAAATACGGCCATTGCTGGCCAAAGCAGCCGTGAGTTTTTGCTGGTGCGGCGCGAGTTGCGCCGCCGCCGGGGCCGGTAA
- a CDS encoding chorismate mutase, whose amino-acid sequence MASPTTFFTRLLARKGRPLLIAGPCSAETEAQTLATARGVQALGNIDLFRAGVWKPRTRPGSFEGAGAAALPWLQRVTQETSLPVAIEVATPRHVEEALAHGIQVLWIGARTTANPFAVQELADALAGTGVPVMVKNPVNPDVSLWAGALERLARAGITDVAAIHRGFSTFAPSKYRNPPTWMLAIELKTRFPHIPLICDPSHMAGRRDLLLPIAQKALDLDYDGLMIETHPDPDHALSDAEQQVTPVRLGEILSELKYRRRSSSNEDYQAKADELRQKMDVADREIIEALARRMALVEELAEYKKANDVKILQFDRWKEIFATRSAWAETLHLNKNFVGELYKLVHLESIRKQTEVLNGPPAEGSLHLGPGL is encoded by the coding sequence ATGGCGTCCCCGACTACTTTTTTTACGCGTTTGCTGGCCCGTAAGGGCCGGCCGCTTCTCATTGCCGGGCCCTGCTCGGCCGAAACTGAGGCCCAAACCCTGGCCACTGCCCGCGGCGTGCAGGCCCTGGGCAACATCGATTTGTTCCGGGCCGGGGTGTGGAAGCCGCGCACCCGCCCGGGCTCGTTCGAGGGCGCCGGGGCGGCGGCGCTGCCGTGGCTGCAACGCGTGACGCAGGAAACCAGCCTGCCCGTGGCCATTGAAGTGGCCACGCCGCGCCACGTGGAAGAAGCCCTGGCCCACGGCATCCAGGTGCTCTGGATTGGGGCCCGTACTACCGCCAACCCCTTCGCGGTGCAGGAATTGGCCGATGCATTGGCCGGAACCGGGGTGCCGGTGATGGTGAAAAACCCGGTGAACCCCGACGTGTCGCTGTGGGCCGGGGCCCTGGAGCGACTGGCGCGCGCTGGCATCACCGATGTGGCGGCCATCCACCGCGGGTTCAGCACATTTGCGCCCAGCAAGTACCGTAACCCGCCCACTTGGATGCTGGCTATCGAGTTGAAAACCCGCTTTCCGCACATCCCGCTCATCTGCGACCCCAGCCATATGGCCGGCCGGCGCGACTTGCTGCTGCCCATTGCTCAAAAGGCGCTGGACTTGGATTACGACGGCCTAATGATCGAAACCCATCCCGACCCCGACCACGCCCTCAGCGATGCCGAGCAGCAGGTGACGCCCGTGCGACTGGGCGAAATCCTCAGCGAGTTAAAGTACCGCCGCCGCTCTTCCAGCAACGAAGACTACCAAGCCAAAGCCGACGAGCTACGACAGAAGATGGACGTGGCCGACCGCGAAATAATAGAGGCCCTGGCCCGCCGCATGGCTTTGGTCGAGGAGCTAGCTGAGTACAAGAAAGCCAATGACGTCAAGATTCTCCAGTTCGACCGCTGGAAGGAAATCTTCGCGACCCGTTCGGCCTGGGCCGAAACGCTGCACCTGAATAAGAACTTCGTGGGCGAACTCTACAAACTGGTTCACCTCGAAAGCATCCGCAAGCAAACCGAAGTGCTGAACGGCCCCCCCGCCGAGGGCTCTCTGCACTTGGGCCCCGGGCTGTAA
- a CDS encoding 3-phosphoshikimate 1-carboxyvinyltransferase, with product MAGGGQLSNLSDAHDTQLMQALLAAAPGTDQLSAEDAGTVMRFLTAYLAVTGWRGELTGTPRMQERPIGVLVGALRQAGADIAYEANDGYPPLRLGGFAPGTAVAGPTCLSVRGDISSQYISALLMVGPYLPGGLELTLTGAVGSRPYIAMTVTLMARFGALCRTNADATQLTVAAGRYQAADYTVESDWSAASYWYALVALGPVGSEIMLPGLRRHSLQGDQAIAGIMAHFGVETTYLPAEQGVQLRQGPRLGGPEILRLDFTDCPDLAQTVAVVATALSLPVDMTGLESLRIKETDRIAALQTELAKFGGDLQEVEPGVFRAVSTGFRVAGQTVATYHDHRMAMAFAPLAMRGPLAVAAPQVVRKSYPQFWSELAGAGFMAGEAG from the coding sequence TTGGCCGGCGGCGGCCAGCTCAGCAACCTGTCCGACGCCCACGACACCCAGCTGATGCAGGCCTTGCTGGCCGCTGCGCCCGGCACCGACCAGCTCAGCGCCGAAGACGCGGGCACCGTCATGCGGTTCCTGACGGCCTACTTGGCCGTAACTGGCTGGCGCGGCGAGCTGACCGGGACCCCGCGAATGCAGGAGCGGCCCATTGGCGTGCTCGTGGGGGCCCTGCGCCAGGCCGGGGCCGACATTGCTTACGAGGCCAACGACGGGTATCCGCCGCTGCGGCTGGGCGGGTTTGCGCCCGGTACGGCCGTGGCGGGGCCCACGTGCCTGAGCGTGCGCGGCGACATCAGCAGCCAGTACATTTCGGCGCTGCTGATGGTGGGGCCCTACCTGCCCGGTGGGTTGGAGCTGACTCTGACTGGCGCCGTCGGCTCGCGGCCTTACATAGCTATGACGGTGACGCTGATGGCCCGCTTTGGGGCCTTGTGCCGGACCAACGCCGACGCTACCCAGCTAACTGTGGCCGCGGGCCGCTACCAGGCCGCCGACTACACGGTGGAAAGCGACTGGTCGGCAGCTAGCTACTGGTACGCGCTGGTAGCTCTGGGGCCCGTCGGCTCCGAGATTATGCTGCCGGGCCTGCGGCGGCACTCATTGCAGGGCGACCAGGCCATTGCGGGCATCATGGCGCATTTTGGCGTCGAAACCACGTATTTGCCTGCTGAGCAGGGCGTGCAACTGCGCCAGGGGCCCCGGCTGGGTGGCCCGGAAATTCTCCGCCTGGATTTCACCGATTGCCCCGACTTGGCCCAAACCGTGGCCGTGGTGGCCACCGCTCTGTCCCTGCCCGTCGATATGACCGGGCTCGAAAGCCTACGCATTAAGGAAACCGACCGCATCGCCGCCTTGCAAACCGAGCTGGCCAAGTTTGGCGGCGATTTGCAGGAGGTGGAGCCCGGCGTGTTCCGGGCCGTATCCACTGGCTTTCGCGTGGCGGGCCAAACCGTGGCCACTTACCACGACCACCGCATGGCCATGGCCTTCGCGCCGCTGGCCATGCGGGGGCCCCTGGCGGTAGCCGCGCCGCAGGTGGTGCGCAAGTCGTACCCGCAGTTTTGGAGCGAGCTGGCTGGCGCTGGCTTTATGGCTGGCGAAGCTGGCTGA
- a CDS encoding SusC/RagA family TonB-linked outer membrane protein: MKKFTLLFLLAMTSLLQQAFAQNRSISGRVTDRTNNQGLPGVTVLAKGTTIGTSTNSDGIFVLSLPATATTLTFSFVGYTTIDQPIGTSATINATLAPDAKELGEVVVTAALGIQRQSGQIGYATANLSSKEITQAQPTNVVNGLTGKVSGLQIQTLDNGVNPTPRVTLRGSRSLTGNNEALIVIDGVISTNDVLGALNPNDVASISVLKGANAAALYGSQASNGALVITTKKGGITPQTTFSHTSQLESISFLPKFQTEFGPGSPDWYNNSANGKAGVFFRPDNTPDNGYGYQYQGFENQQYGPRFDGSLRPFGQTLADGSVQMLAYEARPNEKRNFFNTGYQEQSGVTFSGGDEKTKFYTSYQNVHNNGIVPKDKFDRNSFRFNASRELGRLTVGFNISYSQQVTDVASNLDRNTSVYWNVFNTTVLAPLTSYKDYVNDKYSEPNYGYFNAYYYNPYFILDANRKKDRRNTVQGDINLSYKVSDWLRVQYRLGTTSTGQTSLTTQNKFTLDPNSPKQISSYSGFVQDLSSNLTRLNSDLFVSADKTFGNYSVQAIVGNNVQQLDSRYGYVASTALAVPVVGDGFNLANRIGNLDGSDGRAQSRLYAFYADLTLGYKDFLYLHGSGRYDNTSVLSASNRSFFYPGVDASFIFTNAIPALKDVSFLDYGKIRGGITKVSQINLPSATGIGVYQTGGAYALNSTYAPGSGFPFGNVASYSANNGLVQPGLLPEQTRSIEAGIELSFLKHRVAGAVTYYSQNSVNQTITTSISTATGYSTLLLNAGEVQNRGIEADLNITPIRLDNGFSFTVGGNFNYNNNEVISLPNGLPQLNLSGSGVGGQTGNADLYAIPGQPFPVIQGTYYERTSDGLVKMMKVTDRSDGTLTRYAPVKAADTKIFGNTQPKYKYGFNTSFTYKGLTLAGQGELRTGYVVYNAIGENLDFTGGGQRSVTYGRKDFVYPNSAISNDGGVTYVRNTAGLTPGGSEFWANTPNWNTGVAENYVTSGMFFKIREVSLSYIVPVALVSKFGLVKGASVNIFGRNVFTYVPKENIYTDPEFSGAAVGSNAVGINTILQTPPTKFYGASINVTL; the protein is encoded by the coding sequence ATGAAGAAGTTTACTCTTTTATTCCTTCTGGCGATGACCAGCTTGCTGCAGCAGGCTTTCGCCCAGAATCGGAGTATTTCCGGCCGAGTAACCGACCGCACTAACAACCAAGGTCTGCCTGGAGTAACGGTGCTGGCCAAAGGCACGACCATTGGCACGTCAACCAATAGCGACGGCATCTTTGTACTGAGCCTGCCGGCAACGGCGACCACCCTCACGTTCAGCTTCGTAGGGTACACGACAATTGATCAGCCCATCGGCACTTCCGCCACCATCAACGCGACGCTGGCCCCCGATGCCAAGGAACTCGGCGAAGTGGTTGTAACAGCAGCCTTGGGCATTCAGCGGCAATCCGGTCAAATAGGCTATGCCACTGCTAACCTTAGCAGTAAAGAAATCACCCAAGCCCAGCCAACTAATGTGGTCAATGGCTTGACTGGTAAGGTATCGGGCTTACAGATTCAAACCCTAGACAACGGAGTCAACCCGACGCCCCGCGTAACCTTGCGTGGCAGCCGCTCCTTGACTGGTAATAACGAAGCTCTGATCGTGATTGACGGTGTTATTTCGACAAACGACGTGCTGGGAGCCCTGAACCCTAACGATGTTGCTTCTATTTCTGTACTGAAAGGGGCTAACGCGGCGGCATTGTACGGTTCGCAGGCCTCTAACGGCGCACTGGTTATCACCACCAAGAAAGGAGGCATCACTCCTCAGACTACTTTCTCGCACACCTCGCAGCTCGAATCTATTTCGTTTCTACCCAAGTTCCAGACGGAATTCGGTCCTGGGTCTCCCGACTGGTACAACAATTCAGCTAACGGTAAGGCGGGAGTATTCTTCAGGCCAGATAATACTCCGGATAATGGTTATGGGTACCAATACCAGGGCTTCGAAAACCAGCAGTACGGGCCCCGCTTCGACGGTTCTCTACGACCTTTTGGACAAACCCTGGCCGATGGAAGCGTACAAATGCTAGCTTACGAGGCCCGGCCGAATGAGAAACGCAATTTTTTTAACACGGGCTATCAGGAGCAAAGCGGCGTGACGTTCTCGGGTGGCGACGAGAAAACCAAGTTCTACACCTCTTACCAGAACGTGCACAACAATGGCATCGTCCCTAAGGACAAGTTTGATCGCAACAGCTTTCGTTTCAACGCCTCGCGTGAGTTAGGACGTTTGACAGTTGGTTTCAACATTTCGTACTCGCAGCAGGTAACCGATGTCGCTTCGAATCTTGATCGAAATACCTCGGTGTATTGGAATGTGTTCAACACCACGGTACTGGCTCCGCTTACGTCGTACAAAGACTACGTGAACGACAAATATTCTGAGCCGAACTATGGCTACTTCAACGCTTACTATTACAACCCGTACTTCATCCTGGATGCTAACCGCAAAAAGGACCGCCGGAATACGGTACAAGGCGACATCAACTTGTCGTACAAAGTGTCCGACTGGCTGCGCGTGCAGTACCGCTTAGGCACCACTTCCACCGGCCAGACAAGCTTAACTACTCAGAACAAGTTTACACTTGACCCCAATTCGCCCAAGCAAATCTCCAGCTACTCCGGCTTCGTGCAAGACTTGAGCAGCAACCTGACGCGCCTCAACTCGGACTTATTCGTTAGTGCTGATAAAACTTTCGGTAACTACAGCGTGCAAGCTATTGTGGGCAACAACGTGCAACAGCTTGATAGCCGTTACGGCTACGTGGCTTCTACAGCACTTGCCGTACCAGTTGTAGGAGATGGATTTAACCTGGCAAACCGTATTGGTAACCTAGATGGCAGCGATGGACGGGCTCAAAGCCGTTTATACGCCTTCTATGCCGACCTTACCTTAGGCTACAAGGACTTTCTATATTTACATGGGTCGGGGCGTTATGACAACACCTCAGTACTTAGCGCTTCGAACCGTAGCTTCTTTTATCCCGGGGTCGACGCGTCATTCATATTCACCAATGCCATTCCAGCGCTGAAAGATGTTTCTTTCTTGGATTACGGTAAGATTCGGGGCGGCATCACCAAGGTTAGTCAAATTAACTTGCCCAGTGCAACGGGTATTGGCGTCTACCAGACGGGTGGTGCCTACGCACTTAATTCTACCTATGCACCCGGCAGCGGTTTCCCCTTCGGTAATGTAGCCTCTTACTCGGCCAACAACGGTTTGGTACAGCCGGGCCTTCTACCCGAACAAACACGCTCGATTGAAGCCGGCATTGAACTCAGCTTTCTTAAGCACCGGGTTGCGGGTGCTGTCACCTACTACTCCCAAAATAGCGTCAACCAGACGATTACGACAAGTATTTCAACGGCGACTGGCTACAGCACTTTACTGCTCAACGCCGGTGAGGTACAAAATAGGGGTATTGAAGCTGACCTGAACATCACGCCAATTCGCCTTGACAATGGCTTCAGCTTTACGGTTGGTGGCAACTTCAACTACAATAACAACGAAGTAATTTCGCTGCCCAACGGACTCCCGCAACTGAATCTGTCTGGCAGCGGCGTTGGCGGACAAACTGGCAACGCCGACTTATACGCCATTCCTGGGCAGCCTTTCCCTGTAATACAAGGAACGTACTACGAACGCACCAGTGATGGCCTCGTCAAGATGATGAAAGTAACCGACCGGAGCGATGGCACCTTAACCCGCTATGCCCCTGTGAAGGCTGCCGATACCAAAATCTTTGGCAACACCCAGCCCAAGTATAAGTATGGTTTCAACACCAGTTTTACTTACAAAGGGTTAACGTTGGCTGGGCAGGGCGAACTTCGCACGGGTTACGTGGTATACAATGCTATCGGTGAAAACCTCGACTTTACGGGAGGTGGTCAGCGTAGTGTAACATACGGGCGGAAGGATTTCGTCTACCCAAACTCGGCCATTTCTAACGACGGCGGAGTCACTTACGTCCGCAATACGGCTGGCTTGACCCCGGGCGGCTCAGAGTTCTGGGCCAATACTCCCAACTGGAACACAGGAGTAGCTGAAAACTACGTTACTTCCGGTATGTTCTTTAAGATTCGGGAAGTGTCGTTGAGTTATATAGTTCCGGTTGCCTTGGTATCGAAATTTGGTTTGGTGAAGGGAGCTTCGGTAAATATTTTTGGACGAAACGTATTCACGTATGTGCCGAAAGAGAATATCTACACCGACCCTGAGTTCAGCGGTGCGGCCGTTGGCAGCAACGCAGTTGGTATCAACACTATTTTGCAAACTCCCCCTACCAAGTTTTACGGGGCTAGCATCAACGTAACTCTTTAA
- a CDS encoding ABC transporter substrate-binding protein, which yields MASDQSDKSVVQTPLAVTDQLGRRVVVPFPPRRIVSLVPSQTELLFDLGLGQQVVGVTKFCIHPPEARQQAAVIGGTKNFDFAKIAACQPDLIIGNKEENYQEGIEQLAAQCPVWLSDVANLPGALRMIKQIGLITGRAPAADTMAAAVAERFEALSAAAPEPVAYLIWRKPYMAAAAGTFIDDLLARAGFTNVFGALGRYPEIAPEQLASAAPQRILLSSEPYPFKEKHMAELQAICPSARIQLVDGELFSWYGSRLLHSAAYLSQLRQP from the coding sequence GTGGCATCCGACCAATCCGATAAATCCGTGGTTCAGACACCGCTTGCTGTTACCGACCAGCTGGGCCGGCGGGTAGTGGTGCCGTTTCCACCGCGGCGCATCGTGTCGCTGGTGCCGTCTCAAACGGAGCTGTTGTTCGATTTAGGCCTAGGCCAGCAGGTGGTGGGCGTCACCAAGTTTTGCATTCACCCACCGGAGGCCCGCCAACAAGCAGCGGTCATCGGCGGCACCAAAAACTTTGATTTTGCCAAGATTGCTGCCTGCCAGCCCGACCTCATCATCGGCAACAAGGAGGAAAATTACCAGGAGGGCATTGAGCAGCTGGCCGCGCAATGCCCGGTGTGGCTGAGCGACGTGGCCAACTTGCCGGGGGCCCTGCGCATGATCAAGCAAATAGGCCTAATCACGGGCAGAGCCCCGGCGGCCGATACCATGGCCGCTGCCGTGGCCGAGCGGTTCGAGGCCCTATCGGCGGCGGCCCCGGAGCCGGTAGCTTACCTCATCTGGCGCAAGCCCTACATGGCGGCTGCCGCCGGCACGTTCATCGACGACCTGCTGGCACGAGCCGGCTTTACCAACGTGTTTGGGGCCCTGGGGCGCTACCCCGAAATCGCGCCGGAGCAACTGGCCAGCGCCGCGCCCCAGCGCATTCTGCTGTCCTCAGAGCCGTACCCATTTAAGGAGAAGCACATGGCCGAGCTTCAGGCAATCTGCCCATCGGCCCGTATTCAATTAGTTGATGGCGAATTATTTAGCTGGTACGGCAGCCGGCTGCTGCACTCGGCCGCTTACCTCAGCCAGCTTCGCCAGCCATAA
- a CDS encoding 3-dehydroquinate synthase: MNASVTIGSAALAELAAYLRRSAFSQVFVLVDSNTARLCLPVLEAQLPPGHQIIEIPAGEEFKTLATCDLVWDALTQRQADRHALLVNVGGGVVTDLGGFCGALYKRGLAFVQVPTTLLAQVDASVGGKTGVDYQGFKNQLGVFQEPLAVFIAPVLLDTLDPRQLKAGYAEVLKHWLIADADAFERQRRLGWLTDDWTPIIRESVALKQRIVASDPLEAGPRKLLNFGHTVGHALESYLLTQPGREVLHGEAVAAGLVCESWLSVQRGLLSAEELDRIETFVFSVFDKIQFVLLETEAIADFARQDKKNAGGVINCTLLQGIGHGVYDQPVTEADIVAALRYYHKL; encoded by the coding sequence ATGAACGCCTCCGTCACCATTGGTTCCGCTGCCCTGGCCGAGCTGGCCGCCTATCTGCGCCGCTCGGCTTTCAGCCAGGTATTCGTACTGGTTGATTCCAACACCGCCCGCCTGTGCCTGCCGGTGCTGGAAGCGCAACTGCCCCCGGGCCACCAAATAATTGAAATTCCGGCCGGCGAAGAATTCAAAACCCTGGCCACCTGTGACTTAGTGTGGGACGCGCTTACCCAGCGGCAAGCCGACCGCCACGCCCTGCTGGTGAACGTGGGCGGCGGCGTGGTGACGGACCTGGGCGGGTTCTGTGGGGCCCTGTACAAGCGGGGGCTGGCCTTTGTGCAAGTGCCCACCACGCTGCTGGCCCAGGTAGACGCCAGCGTGGGTGGCAAAACGGGCGTTGATTACCAAGGATTTAAGAACCAACTGGGCGTGTTCCAGGAGCCGTTGGCGGTATTCATTGCGCCGGTGTTGCTTGATACCCTCGACCCGCGCCAATTGAAGGCCGGCTACGCCGAGGTGCTGAAGCACTGGCTGATTGCCGACGCCGACGCATTTGAGCGGCAACGCCGCCTGGGCTGGCTCACTGACGACTGGACGCCCATTATCCGGGAGTCGGTGGCGCTGAAGCAGCGCATTGTGGCCAGCGACCCGCTCGAAGCGGGGCCCCGCAAGCTGCTCAACTTCGGCCACACCGTGGGGCACGCCCTCGAAAGCTACCTCCTCACCCAGCCCGGCCGCGAAGTGCTGCACGGCGAGGCCGTGGCCGCGGGCCTGGTCTGCGAAAGCTGGCTCTCGGTGCAGCGCGGCCTGCTGAGCGCCGAGGAGCTGGACCGCATCGAAACCTTCGTGTTCTCAGTATTCGACAAAATCCAGTTCGTGCTGCTCGAAACCGAAGCCATTGCGGATTTTGCCCGGCAAGACAAAAAGAACGCCGGCGGCGTCATCAACTGCACGCTGTTGCAGGGCATCGGCCACGGCGTGTACGACCAGCCCGTGACCGAAGCCGACATCGTGGCCGCCCTGCGTTACTACCACAAGTTGTAG